The following coding sequences lie in one Pseudorasbora parva isolate DD20220531a chromosome 18, ASM2467924v1, whole genome shotgun sequence genomic window:
- the slc31a2 gene encoding probable low affinity copper uptake protein 2: MNMHFEGSSNVTLLFDFWDVRGPAGMVLSVFVVLLLTVMYELLKVWKITVGKQKHTSVTHPPAPVSFSPEQSCFAPVMNCQRGSSALASSPSEISLAPTETIATADTTTAANKSWLVHCLQTAIHILQVTLGYMLMLCVMSYNVWIFLGVIMGSVLGYFLAFPLLNHI; the protein is encoded by the exons ATGAAT ATGCACTTTGAAGGATCCAGCAACGTCACGCTGTTGTTTGATTTCTGGGATGTGCGTGGGCCTGCAG GGATGGTGCTGTCGGTCTTTGTAGTTCTACTGCTCACGGTGATGTACGAGCTTCTGAAAGTGTGGAAGATCACTGTCGGAAAACAGAAGCACACCTCTGTTACACACCCACCCGCTCCAGTGTCATTCTCTCCTGAACAGTCGTGTTTCGCCCCGGTCATGAATTGTCAAAGGGGGAGCTCTGCTCTGGCCAGCAGCCCCTCTGAGATCTCATTAGCTCCCACCGAGACGATTGCCACTGCTGACACCACCACCGCTGCTAACAAGAG CTGGCTTGTGCACTGCCTCCAGACCGCCATACACATCCTGCAGGTGACGCTAGGCTACATGCTAATGCTCTGCGTCATGTCCTACAACGTGTGGATCTTCCTGGGGGTCATCATGGGATCTGTCTTGGGCTACTTTCTGGCTTTTCCTCTCCTGAATCACATTTGA
- the niban2a gene encoding protein Niban 2a, translating into MGDVISTNLDEGKRDMITARTNAVMAEFERFYEQQYAVALFNSVRFEIEGGGSIQTQLLHRKDPLKNKSIFSGSLFQYLEESKKWRSRFLYVGDSYNISLYESKAAHDRGQHSKGVINCAGYRALTSMEEYLGLLNNSLSDTKAKVASAPFLKCPTQFPLILWHPYARHHYFCVMTEKEQKKWHAVFQDCVRHTNNGLSEECKVLTPAFTDALRLYRQANGHYGTWDMMCGNQAQILANLVMETLHPELRSLIVPRLKGKLQQRQKDWMLISDAVYKQVLSQTRTQHEALVQVCEMERHRLDTALRTDMDQIITSKEHISGKIRALVSPRVEQLVRNKVQPYIHSILEALMEPTSRGFSEVRDILFRELVEVSKNSMNDSSREKLGEHMDKISMLAFHPVKMQSCYEKMEMLNLEGLQQRCDVSSPSVFIQRAQILMRQQMDDAVYTFEQLVHQSLDGHSNEDLCKTIQRCQDRVLKKYDYDSSTVRKKFFREALLQIIIPYMLKQLSPSCSTDLPKFKELIFEDFSRFILVENIFEEVVLQSVTKDIMMAVKEAAVQRRHNLYRDSMVLTNSDLNLHLLGEDNINWADPFGGVKGEKQGGEVANRRRKQIVSMIQLDGMPMLYESCQEVPGMDGIPEENEGQVGQNLATEKPLNPVEHVPIEKEPCSPDSIDQIRDLINPVLEVVVPDKKDGSQLTNGVVPLEEGDEVKHITSAMETVPKESQKKVDGELDATSSEQTLEEQQCVSAIESAIQQIEIAIQEDPGDHLSEGAIDSDGEFAQTSTNSSTHHHDDSGFQSPANENVEEAEPITGDEVVDAEQVMLTLVEGGKTPSIDLDVKALSHVSGKKPEIETTADRGLL; encoded by the exons GACCCTCTGAAGAACAAGTCCATCTTCTCCGGAAGTCTGTTTCAGTATCTGGAAGAGAGCAAGAAATGGAGGAGTCGCTTTTTGTACGTGGGCGACTCTTACAACATCAGCTTATACGAGAGCAAAGCG GCACATGATCGAGGACAACACTCCAAAGGGGTCATTAACTGTGCCGGGTACAGAGCCCTAACCTCTATGGAGGAATACCTGGGGCTTCTCAACAATAGCCTGAGTG ATACAAAGGCCAAAGTGGCTAGTGCCCCGTTCCTGAAGTGCCCCACACAGTTTCCCCTCATCCTGTGGCATCCATATGCCCGTCATCACTATTTCTGCGTTATGACCGAGAAAGAACAGAAAAAGTGGCATGCTGTCTTCCAGGACTGTGTGAGACACACCAACAACG GACTCTCAGAAGAGTGCAAGGTATTGACACCCGCTTTCACGGATGCCCTACGGCTCTACAGGCAGGCCAATGGTCACTATGGCACTTGGGACATGATGTGTGGAAACCAAGCACAG ATTCTTGCTAACCTGGTGATGGAGACTTTGCACCCTGAACTGAGGAGTCTGATCGTACCTCGGTTGAAAGGAAAACTACAACAGAGACAGAAGGACTGGATGCTG ATCTCAGATGCAGTATACAAACAGGTGTTGTCACAGACACGAACTCAACATGAAGCTCTGGTTCAGGTATGTGAGATGGAGCGCCACCGTCTGGACACTGCTCTACGCACAGATATGGACCAAATCATCACGTCCAAAGAGCACATTTCTGGAAAGATCCGTG CATTGGTGTCACCCCGTGTTGAACAGCTAGTGAGGAACAAGGTTCAGCCCTACATCCACTCCATCCTGGAGGCCCTCATGGAGCCCACAAGCAGAGGATTCTCTGAAGTGAGGGACATCCTGTTCCGTGAGCTGGTGGAGGTCAGCAAGAACAGCATGAACGACAGCAGCAGGGAGAAACTGGGAGAG CATATGGACAAGATCTCCATGTTGGCCTTCCATCCGGTGAAGATGCAGAGTTGTTATGAGAAGATGGAGATGTTGAACCTGGAAGGCCTCCAGCAGAGATGCGACGTGTCCAGCCCTTCTGTGTTCATCCAGAGAGCTCAGATCCTCATGAGACAG CAAATGGATGATGCAGTGTACACATTTGAGCAGTTGGTCCATCAGAGTCTAGACGGCCACAGCAACGAAGATCTCTGCAAGACAATCCAGCGCTGTCAGGACCGAGTGCTCAAA AAATATGACTATGACAGCAGCACAGTGAGGAAGAAGTTCTTCAGAGAGGCTTTGCTTCAAATCATCATACCATACATGCTGAAACAGCTCTCCCCGTCCTGTTCGACG GATCTGCCCAAGTTCAAGGAGCTCATCTTTGAGGACTTCTCTAGATTCATCCTAGTAGAGAACATCTTTGAGGAAGTGGTCCTGCAGTCAGTCACCAAGGACATAATGATGG CTGTGAAGGAAGCTGCAGTCCAGCGAAGGCACAACCTATACAGAGACAGCATGGTATTGACCAACAGTGACCTTAACCTGCACTTGCTAGGAGAGGACAACATCAACTGGGCTGATCCTTTTGGAGGAGTAAAAGGGGAGAAGCAAGGAGGCGAAGTGGCCAACAGGAGACGCAAACAAATAGTCTCCATGATTCAACTGGACGGCATGCCTATGCTTTATGAGTCCTGTCAGGAAGTGCCAGGAATGGACGGCATCCCAGAAGAGAATGAAGGGCAGGTGGGACAAAATCTTGCAACAGAAAAGCCTTTGAACCCAGTGGAGCACGTACCCATCGAGAAAGAACCATGTTCTCCAGACAGCATCGATCAGATCCGAGACCTTATAAACCCTGTGCTGGAAGTTGTCGTCCCTGACAAAAAAGATGGCTCTCAATTGACCAACGGTGTGGTTCCTTTGGAAGAGGGTGATGAGGTGAAGCACATCACATCCGCAATGGAGACCGTTCCAAAGGAGTCCCAAAAAAAGGTTGATGGAGAATTAGATGCAACAAGCAGCGAACAGACTTTAGAAGAGCAGCAGTGTGTGTCCGCCATTGAAAGCGCCATTCAACAGATCGAGATCGCCATCCAAGAAGACCCTGGCGATCACCTGAGCGAAGGCGCCATTGACTCTGATGGGGAATTCGCCCAAACCTCTACCAACTCTAGCACTCATCACCATGATGACAGTGGCTTTCAGTCTCCAGCCAATGAGAATGTAGAAGAAGCagagccaatcacaggcgacgAGGTGGTGGACGCAGAGCAGGTGATGCTAACTCTGGTGGAGGGAGGGAAAACTCCCAGCATTGATTTAGATGTCAAAGCTCTTAGTCATGTTTCAGGAAAGAAACCGGAAATTGAAACCACAGCTGATAGAGGCTTGCTTTGA